One segment of Panulirus ornatus isolate Po-2019 chromosome 2, ASM3632096v1, whole genome shotgun sequence DNA contains the following:
- the LOC139755455 gene encoding putative defense protein 3 has translation MAVIWAMVATVVYLAATAAGRSDHVPTDACKSMFPSGHGVDAQLSEPPYVFTLPAKMAPNSEVIVILSGSGSSDTFKGFFVKAFNDATSSPIGSFKAPKTIDCDGPASGAHHANSTSKESVTLTWLPPLNFVGSVTFMATVVESRENFWTGVVSDQLILG, from the exons ATGGCAGTCATATGGGCGATGGTGGCGACTGTGGTGTATCTGGCGGCAACTGCGGCGGGGAGGAGCGACCATGTACCCACGGACGCCTGTAAGAGCATGTTCCCCAGCGGCCATGGGGTCGACGCCCAGCTCTCTGAACCACCATACGTATTTACTCTCCCGGCGAAAATGGCTCCTAATTCGGAGGTCATAG TAATCCTGTCTGGCTCCGGTTCCTCTGACACGTTCAAGGGATTCTTCGTGAAGGCCTTCAACGATGCTACAAGTAGTCCCATAGGGTCATTCAAGGCGCCGAAGACTATAGATTGCGACGGTCCAGCA TCTGGGGCCCACCACGCTAACTCAACATCAAAGGAGAGTGTGACACTGACCTGGCTGCCTCCGCTGAACTTTGTAGGTTCAGTTACCTTCAT GGCAACAGTGGTAGAAAGCAGAGAGAACTTCTGGACTGGTGTCGTGTCTGATCAGCTGATTCTTGGATGA